Genomic DNA from Peribacillus simplex NBRC 15720 = DSM 1321:
ATAAGACATTTCGTCTATTTCTCCTTCTGCCTTTGTTTCCAACGTGTAGTTGCAATACTGCCTTTCTTTTTTTGTCTCGCCTTTTTTTCTGCCCTTAAAAGGATACATGCCTACCCCCCTAGAGTTCCGTGATCTTAAAGAAATTATAACATGATTAATAATTCCTATTATGGAAATCACTTGCCTTCCCGATTAATTTCATATTTTCAGATTCGCAATTAATCTCAAAAAAATACAGCAGACATATCAAGTGGGTTATCATTTCTTGATTATTAGTATTTTGTTAATATATAGATTAATTGGGATTTTTGATAAAATAGTAGAAAACAAAAAAATCTACTAGTTATGAAACGATTGGTTTTATAGAAGGAAGTGTAAGTATTGTTTAATCAATTAACGAATAACGATAGTATTCGTAAACAATTACGTGCAGACTGTGAGAATTGTTTCGGTTTGTGCTGTGTAGCTTTGCCTTATGCAAAATCCGCTGATTTTGCAATAGATAAAGATGGAGGTACACCATGTTCAAACCTGCAATCAGATTATCGTTGCGGCATCCATAAAAATCTCAGAGCAAAAGGATATCGAGGCTGTACGGTATATGAATGCTTTGGTGCCGGTCAAAAGGTATCTCAACTCACTTATGATGGAAACGATTGGAGAGACAACCCAGCGTCAGCAAAGGAAATGTTCGATGTATTTCCAATAATGCAACAACTTCATGAAATGCTTTGCTACTTACATGAAGCACTGAATTTAGAAGATGCGAAACCTCTTCATCGAGATTTGCAGGCTGCTTTTATAGACACGGAATATCTCACTAAACAAAGTCCAAAGTCTATCATGGACCTGAATGTACCAGCTCATAGAGCGATCGTTAACGACTTACTTTTGCGCACAAGTGAAATGGTACGTGCAAAGGTTTCATTTAAGAAAAAACAAAAAAAACAGAACAAAATAGGTAGGGGAAGTGACCTTATCGGTGCAAAGTTGAGAGGTGCAGACCTTAGGGGAGCAAACTTAAGAGGAGCTTTGTTTATTGCATCTGATCTTAGAGAAGCTGACATGAGAGTGACGGACCTTATCGGTGCAGACCTTAGGGACGCTGATCTAAGCGGTGCCGATCTCACTGGGAGTTTCTTTATCACACAAGCACAGATTAACTCGGCAAAGGGCGATATGAAGACGAAATTACCTCCCTCTCTAAGCATTCCCGATCATTGGAGGTAGAAGTATAGCTAAGATCGGAGCTAACTTTCATGCAGAGCTAGTGCTTCATGAATAAGAAAATTGTTTAATTCACGAGTAAAAGGCCGAAACTCACGAGTAAAAGCGTCAAATTCGCGAGTGAAATGCGGAAACTCACGAGTAAAAGTGCCAAATTCGCGAGTAATGGGAAATTTTTATACATAGTTTTGGCTCAATCCGAAGCTTTTACAAAGAGTGAATTCTGACTAACATGCGATTCTTCATTTGGAAGGATCGTCTTTTTAAATTGGGCGGAAACTTTTCATATATCCATTTGACTCTGACGTTGCGTAATGCCTTAAAGTAATTGATATCGAAAGGAGGTAAGAAGCAGTGGCAATGAAAGTGAAAGAGCTGGCCGATATAGTTGGCATTAGTGTGCGGACACTGCATTATTATGATGAGATCGGGTTATTATCGCCAGAGGAAATAACCGATGCAGGTTATCGACTTTATTCGAATGATAATCTTGAGATGTTGCAGCAAATCCTGTTTTTCAGGGAACTTGGCATGCCGTTAAAGGAAATAAAACAAATGATAAGCAGCTCTTCGTTTGATAAACAAGAAGCGTTAAAGCAACATCAAAAAATGTTACTGGAGAAACGCAGTCAGCTCGATAAATTAATTAAGACGGTCGAAAAATCGATTAAGCATATGAAGGGGGAAATTCAAATGTCGAATAAAGAAAAATTTGAAGGATTTGACTTCAGTCAGAATCCATATGAAGAAGAAGCTCGTAAGCTTTGGGGGGATAAAGCTGTCGATGAGTCGAAGGCTAAAGTGGCGGGCATGTCCAAAGATGCACAGAAGATTGTATCGGATATCTATATAAAACTTGCGTCAATCCGAAATGATTCGCCCAAGTCGGAGGAGGCACAAGAGGCAATTAAAGAATGGTATGATTGCTTGAACAATAACTTCGGCACATACTCGCTGGATGCTTTCAAAGGATTAGGTCAAATGTACGTGGATGACCAACGCTTCACCAAAAATATCGACCAATATGGTGATGGTTTAGCAAAATTCATGTGTGAGGCGATGGGGCACTTTGCTGACGCTAATAAAAATTAAATCTCAAGATTAAGAAATTTCATGGTGGAAGGTTGCTCCGGCAACCTTCTTATTTTGGAGCTAAAGGGACGGTCAGTTTAAGAAGCTGTATACTATAGTTATGGTAATATTTATAATATTCCAATTTATAGAGAATAGGGGGAAACTTATGGAATTTAGGAATGCCTCCTTTAACCTTGGGAAAATCAATGATGTTGATGGAAGTAAAGTGGCTGTTTTTAATGGAGATGCCATTTATACAAGCATCGTCACTAAACTTCGGGCCGCAGGTTGTGTTTTCGCCGAGGAAGAGGCCCGGTTGCTCATCATCGCGGCAGGGACAACGGCCGAACTGGCCGGGATGGTGGATAGACGGATAGCGGGTTTGCCCCTTGAACACGTCATCGGCTGGGCGGAATTCTGCGGTATCCGGATAAAGGTTGATCTCGGAGTCTTCGTACCGCGCCGACGGACCGAGTTTTTAGTCCGCCAAGCGACAGCACTCGCTATGCCAGGAGCCGTCGTGGTGGATTTGTGTTGCGGCACGGGCGCGGTTGGTTCCGCTGTGGGTGATGTGATCGAAGATATCGAGTTGTACGCCGTTGACATTGACCCAGCCGCGGTGCGGTGCGCGCGTCGTAACGTCACTTCAGTCAATGGTCAGGTATACGAAGGGGACCTCTATGAACCGCTTCCAGTCAATTTAAGGGGACGTGTTGACGTACTGGTCGCAAACGCACCATACGTCCCTACTGAGGGAATCGGTCTACTACCCCATGAAGCGCGCATGCATGAGGCGAGGGTGGCATTAGACGGCGGGGCGGACGGGCTTGATGTCCAGCGAAGGGTGGCGGCTTCGGCAACACTTTGGCTGGCACCGGGCTCCCATTTGTTAGTCGAGACCAGTGAGCAGCAAGCGATGCAGACCGTAGAAATCTTTGCTAGATACGGGGTGATGCCACGGGTGGTAAAGTGTGAAGAACTGGACGCCACTGTCGTAATTGGAACCAGGCCCGCACTCTAAAGAAATGTTTCGGAGGCGCTTTTTCTTAAAACGATTGGAACAAAGAAGTTATGTCTAGGGAAAAAAACGTGACTTTCAAAAATCAAATTTTTTTATAATAAAATGGGGCAATCCAGAAATAAAAAAAATTCAAGTCATCTCGAGGTATGGGTTAAAATGGAACTTTGGAAAATGAGTCAAAAGGTATCGGAGCTAAGCGATGTGATTCCTTATTATTTTTTTAGTCTAGTCTCTTCCTGTCTGTCGCTTTCCACGATGATGGTTATTTTGAGCGAGGGTTCCTGGGGGGTGCTTGGCATTATCGTGTTTTCTTTTTATATCGTTATCCCTTATTTATTATTTGCTGTTCCGGTACAGGTCCTTTTCAATAAACATCCTAAAAAATTCAGTTTAATTTATTTTTGCCTTTATATTTTTTTCTCTTTGCTGGCTGTATTCATTTATAGTTCGGTGCTTAATTTTGACTTCAGTATGGAAGTTGTAACTACAAAGAATTACTATGCAATAAGCCTTTCTGCGGCCTTGATTTTTTGGTTTTGGGACTCGGTCTTTTTACAAAAAAAGAGATCTGCATCATAAAAGGGACCAAGGAAATGGTCCCTTTCCGACATTAATTCTTTAGCATGTTTACGATTTCTTTAGCTTTTTCTAATGTAACTCCTTCAATGATACTGTTATTTTTTCGAACAGCCGTACCGAAATGATAGTGACCGGTTTGCAATTCGGAATCGATAGATAGGATATTATCCTTATTTAAGCCGCTTCCAACCAGTATCGCTATGTCGCCGCAGACCCTTTTCATTTGTTGAATGGTTTGCATGCGGCTGGGGAAATCCCCATGCCCACCTGAGGTCAATATCGTTGTGATTTCTGGATATTGTGCTAGCATCTCAGCTGAAATGACTGGGTCGTTTGTGTCATCGATGGCTCGGTGGAATGTAATCTCCAAACCTTCACATACCGTCAATAGTTCTTCGAGGTATGGTCGATTGATTTCATTTTTTTCATTTAATGTACCCAATACGACCCCGTTCGCTCCGAGTGAACGAATGATTTGGATATCTTTTTTCATAATTTCCAAATCGTTTTGAGTATAACAAAACGACTGGCTATGAGGCCTTGCCATCACGTTGACTGGTATCTTTACTGAATTGACGACAGCCTCTATCAGGGCGTGGCTAGGTGTTAATCCCCCCTCGGCTAAAGAACTGACAAGCTCGATTCGGTCTGCGCCCGATTCTTCGATTAAAATGGCATCTTCTATCGTTGTGGCAATGAATTCAATGTACATTGGATTTTCCTTTCCTGCATGCAAGTGTTATAAGAATAGTATGTATAAGATTATTAAATCCATTAAGAATAGTAAAGTCAATTCATTAATAGATACAATGACCTCTCTTATCAAATACCTGCTCTAGTTTTCCTCAAATGGAATTTCTTTATTTCTCATATTTATGAAACGAAATGAACATTCGAACGTATAAAAAAAGGAATATATTCAATGGTATATTTGAAAGTGGAATGTTTGGCGGAGTAATTAAATGAAAATCATCATGACGGAGGTTATTTAATTGGATAAAGAAAGTAAGGAAGTAAGGAAATCGAGGTTTTACAAAGTAGGGATGGGATTCCTGATCATTTCCCTTCTCACTTGGATCATTCCTGTCGTAGCTCCTTTTACGCCATTTTCGACTGCGGTTAAAGCGGGGGTCATAACAGGTGCGATCGTCTTTGCGGAAGTCATGTTTTGGGCAGGCGCGCTTTTGGTTGGGAAAGAAGTGGCTGCTAAATATAAAGGTTATTTAAACCCGAAAAATTGGAGAAAAAAAGGATGAAGCTGTTTTTAATAAAAAAGGGCTGGGAGTGAAGCTCCATGGAAACTGAGTGGTTGAAGGTTTTCGATTCCGATCGCAATCAAACCGGCGTGGCTTCACGTGAGGAAGTACATAGATTAGGACATTGGCATGAGGTTTTCCATTGCTGGTTCGTCAGTAGGGAAGCGGGCGTGGATTACCTATATCTTCAACATCGTTGTGCGATGAAAAAAGATTATCCGAATCTATTGGATATTACGGCTGCCGGTCATTTGCTGGCTCATGAAACGGTATACGACGGAGTCAGGGAGATCAAAGAAGAAATAGGCATTGATGTTTCCTTTGACGAGTTGGTTCCATTAGGGATTATTGAATACCATCAAACGAAAGAGAATTTTATCGACAAAGAACTGGCAAACGTCTTTCTATATGAAAGTACACATCGCTTAGATGATTTCACCCTGCAGCCAGAAGAGGTTTCCGGAATTGTGAAGGTTGTGCTGAATGACTTCGAAGAGTTTTGGACCGAAGCGAAGGACGGGGTGAATATTAAGGGATTTGAAATGAATCAAGAAGGCCGTAGGATGATGATCGATCGATTTGTTGGACGAGATGAGTTCGTGCCGCATGATCTTTCCTATTATGAAAGCATCATTAGATTGATCAGAGAAAACCTCGCAAAATGAAAATAAAGCCCCGACAAAACGATTCGAGTTTTGTCGGGGCTTTTTAAACATTAAGTACATCGACCTGTGTCTTTCCCGGTCAACGGCAGCCTATTGGCTCGTTTTGTCTCAGCTCGATACGCAATTTTTCTTAGTTGTTACCTTATTTGTCCTGAATTACTCATAGGGATAATGACTTTGTCTCTGTGGTGATTCAGTTGATAAAGCGAGACATACCAGACTGCTATAGTGATTGGAGGATTCGAGTTAAAGGAGGTTTATGTAGTTTTTCATGAACTAGGGAATTTATCACTTGTAAGAATATTACAAAATTGTAAGATGAACAGTGTACAAATTTTGTTAAGGGGATGAGTGAAATAATGAAAAAAATGGTTTTAAGCATTTCATTTTTTGTAGCTTCTTTAGTCCTTTTTGGCTCCCTTGATTTTTTTGCCAGCAAAGCATCAGCAGAAACACACACCTATGATGGAAAAAGTCCTTACTATAATAGTTGTGCGAATAGCGCAGTCACGAAGAAGTCCGTGAAAATTTATGCCAACGGGGCTTCTGCCAATTTGGAATTGAAATTCAGCACAACTTGCAAAACGGCTTGGGCAAAGATGACGCTAAGCAGACCGGCTAAAACGGATGGGGAGGCAACGGCATTGGTTGTCCGAAATACTGATAATAAACAATTCAGCTGTGCGTCTCCTGGAGGAAATGGTGAAATAAATAAAGGTCAAACGACATGTTATACACCAATGGTATATGATTTAGATCCGCGAAAAGCAAAAGCGGTCGCTTTTTGGCCATATACAGCAGGTGAAACCGGCTGGTATTAATGAAAAAAGAAAAACCTTCATCTATTTTTATGCAAAGAAAGGATGAATGAAATGAATAAAAAGCTTAAAATGATAGGGTTATCCATGGTGATGACACTGTCGATGTTTCTTGTCGATTTTGGATTTGGGAAAAATCAAGCACTGGCAGAAACACATGCTTATGATGGTAAAAGTCCATACTATAATAGTTGTGCAAGTTCTGCGGTAACGAAGGATAAAAAATGGATCGATTCCAATTCGTACGTAGAATTGAAATTCAGCACTGTCTGTAAAACCGCCTGGGCAAAAGTGACCGTAACACGTCCCGCCGTTTACAACCATGAAGCGGATGCCAGGATTGTCCGAAGTACTGATGGGAAAGCCTATACATGCGCCAGTTCCGGGGGCAACGGTGTCGTGAACAAAGGGCAGACCGCGTGCTATACACCAATGGTATATGATTATGACCCGCGCAAAGCACAGGCCCAGGGGATACATGCGATCCCTAATAGTGATGCATATAAAAAAGCGGTGACCATTTGGTACTAAAAAACAAAGGCGCAAAAAAAGCATCCGCATAGTCGGATGCTTTTTTTGCGGTCAGATTGTACTCACGCCTTCATTTCTGATTCCAATTGAAGTAAATATTGTTTCATCTCCGTACCTCCACGGTAACCAGTAATGGCCCCGTTTTTTCCGATAACCCGGTGACATGGCACCGTGATCAGAACAGGATTGGCACCAATGGCCGTACCGACCGCCCGAACAGCTGCAGGCCTTTGGATGATTTGGGCAATATCGGAATAGGAACAGGTTTTTCCATAAGGTATTTGATTCAGCGCTGCCCAAATTTCTTGTTGAAAGGTCGTGCCTTTTACATCTGTTGGAAGAGAGAAAGTCTGCCTGGTCCCTTCGAAATATTCTTGGAGTTCTTTTAGATAGGGTGTTAATGCTTTTTCATTTTCAACAAGGCTCGCCATTGGAAAGCGTTTTTGTAGCCAAGACTTCAGTTCTTCATACGTTTGACCGGGAGAGCCTACATAGCAAAGCCCTTTTTCCGTTTTGGCCACATATAGCTGCCACCTGTCATAATGCAATATGGCCCAATCAATGGTTTGTTCTTTATCATTCTTCATATTCTTCACACTCCAAAGCTTGAGTTTTAAGATAAGCTTTCCGATATCCTGAGGGGGTATTCCCCATTTTACTTTTGAATAGCGTCATGAAATAGGGTGTGCTCGAGAACCCGACAGCCAAGCCTATTTCAGTTATCGGCTGTTCGGAGTTTTCTAGGAGCTTCGTTGCTTTTTCAAGGCGAAGCCGTTGAATGTATTCAGTGGGCGATATCCCCTTCACACGCTTGAATGATCGTTGTAAATGATAGGGGCTGCCGTGGGAAATATCCGCCAATTTGTTCAATGTGAGGGGTTCTCTGTAATGGGTGTCGATCCATTCGGCTATTTGTTCAACCCATTCTTCTGTCGGCAAATTCAGTCCTTCCGGTTTACATCGTTTACAAGGCCGGAAATCTTCTTCCAAAGCCATCATGGCATTTTTGAAAATCTTCACGTTTTCCTTATTCGGCACCCTGGATTTACAGGAGGGCCTGCAAAAGATGCCCGTCGTAATTACTCCGTATAAAAAATGATCATCATATGCTGCATCACAATCTATAATAGCTTTCCAATATTCATTCGGGAAATCTGCTTTTTTCGGATTCACTACACTCACCTCTGCATTTAGTATACAAGAAAGGGTTGATATACAAACATTTTGATAATATAAAAGCAAGATAACGTAATTATTCAATAAGTTTTGTTAAAATAAGGGAGTTGGATGAATCACTATTTGAAGGAAAGAGCAAGATAACGTACCCATTTTTCATTAGAATAAAGAGAATAGGCCAAAGGAGGAGCAGGATGAAAGAGACATTATCAAATGATGAAGGCATGACTGAATTGAGAATTCGTGCACCAAAAGAGTTTAGTTTTTCGGAAAATCTTAAATATTTATCAAGATCCTCCAATGAATGTCTGTTTGATATTGTTGATCAAAAAATTTATCGAGCACTTGTTGTCGAAAACGAGACACTTTTAGTAGAAATCAGTGCGATGAATGAAACGGAGCTGACCGTTCGATTTCCAGGACGAACTGCACCGATGGATAATCAGGTAAAGAATGCTGTTTACCAATACGTTCGTCACTGGTTCGATCTTGAGACAAATCTGCTTCCTTT
This window encodes:
- a CDS encoding pentapeptide repeat-containing protein, encoding MFNQLTNNDSIRKQLRADCENCFGLCCVALPYAKSADFAIDKDGGTPCSNLQSDYRCGIHKNLRAKGYRGCTVYECFGAGQKVSQLTYDGNDWRDNPASAKEMFDVFPIMQQLHEMLCYLHEALNLEDAKPLHRDLQAAFIDTEYLTKQSPKSIMDLNVPAHRAIVNDLLLRTSEMVRAKVSFKKKQKKQNKIGRGSDLIGAKLRGADLRGANLRGALFIASDLREADMRVTDLIGADLRDADLSGADLTGSFFITQAQINSAKGDMKTKLPPSLSIPDHWR
- a CDS encoding MerR family transcriptional regulator: MAMKVKELADIVGISVRTLHYYDEIGLLSPEEITDAGYRLYSNDNLEMLQQILFFRELGMPLKEIKQMISSSSFDKQEALKQHQKMLLEKRSQLDKLIKTVEKSIKHMKGEIQMSNKEKFEGFDFSQNPYEEEARKLWGDKAVDESKAKVAGMSKDAQKIVSDIYIKLASIRNDSPKSEEAQEAIKEWYDCLNNNFGTYSLDAFKGLGQMYVDDQRFTKNIDQYGDGLAKFMCEAMGHFADANKN
- a CDS encoding putative protein N(5)-glutamine methyltransferase, whose translation is MEFRNASFNLGKINDVDGSKVAVFNGDAIYTSIVTKLRAAGCVFAEEEARLLIIAAGTTAELAGMVDRRIAGLPLEHVIGWAEFCGIRIKVDLGVFVPRRRTEFLVRQATALAMPGAVVVDLCCGTGAVGSAVGDVIEDIELYAVDIDPAAVRCARRNVTSVNGQVYEGDLYEPLPVNLRGRVDVLVANAPYVPTEGIGLLPHEARMHEARVALDGGADGLDVQRRVAASATLWLAPGSHLLVETSEQQAMQTVEIFARYGVMPRVVKCEELDATVVIGTRPAL
- a CDS encoding UPF0715 family protein, with translation MVILSEGSWGVLGIIVFSFYIVIPYLLFAVPVQVLFNKHPKKFSLIYFCLYIFFSLLAVFIYSSVLNFDFSMEVVTTKNYYAISLSAALIFWFWDSVFLQKKRSAS
- a CDS encoding copper homeostasis protein CutC, encoding MYIEFIATTIEDAILIEESGADRIELVSSLAEGGLTPSHALIEAVVNSVKIPVNVMARPHSQSFCYTQNDLEIMKKDIQIIRSLGANGVVLGTLNEKNEINRPYLEELLTVCEGLEITFHRAIDDTNDPVISAEMLAQYPEITTILTSGGHGDFPSRMQTIQQMKRVCGDIAILVGSGLNKDNILSIDSELQTGHYHFGTAVRKNNSIIEGVTLEKAKEIVNMLKN
- a CDS encoding transporter suffix domain-containing protein; the encoded protein is MDKESKEVRKSRFYKVGMGFLIISLLTWIIPVVAPFTPFSTAVKAGVITGAIVFAEVMFWAGALLVGKEVAAKYKGYLNPKNWRKKG
- a CDS encoding NUDIX hydrolase — translated: METEWLKVFDSDRNQTGVASREEVHRLGHWHEVFHCWFVSREAGVDYLYLQHRCAMKKDYPNLLDITAAGHLLAHETVYDGVREIKEEIGIDVSFDELVPLGIIEYHQTKENFIDKELANVFLYESTHRLDDFTLQPEEVSGIVKVVLNDFEEFWTEAKDGVNIKGFEMNQEGRRMMIDRFVGRDEFVPHDLSYYESIIRLIRENLAK
- a CDS encoding DUF2690 domain-containing protein, translating into MSEIMKKMVLSISFFVASLVLFGSLDFFASKASAETHTYDGKSPYYNSCANSAVTKKSVKIYANGASANLELKFSTTCKTAWAKMTLSRPAKTDGEATALVVRNTDNKQFSCASPGGNGEINKGQTTCYTPMVYDLDPRKAKAVAFWPYTAGETGWY
- a CDS encoding DUF2690 domain-containing protein, with amino-acid sequence MVMTLSMFLVDFGFGKNQALAETHAYDGKSPYYNSCASSAVTKDKKWIDSNSYVELKFSTVCKTAWAKVTVTRPAVYNHEADARIVRSTDGKAYTCASSGGNGVVNKGQTACYTPMVYDYDPRKAQAQGIHAIPNSDAYKKAVTIWY
- a CDS encoding methylated-DNA--[protein]-cysteine S-methyltransferase, with the protein product MKNDKEQTIDWAILHYDRWQLYVAKTEKGLCYVGSPGQTYEELKSWLQKRFPMASLVENEKALTPYLKELQEYFEGTRQTFSLPTDVKGTTFQQEIWAALNQIPYGKTCSYSDIAQIIQRPAAVRAVGTAIGANPVLITVPCHRVIGKNGAITGYRGGTEMKQYLLQLESEMKA
- a CDS encoding bifunctional transcriptional activator/DNA repair enzyme AdaA, producing MNPKKADFPNEYWKAIIDCDAAYDDHFLYGVITTGIFCRPSCKSRVPNKENVKIFKNAMMALEEDFRPCKRCKPEGLNLPTEEWVEQIAEWIDTHYREPLTLNKLADISHGSPYHLQRSFKRVKGISPTEYIQRLRLEKATKLLENSEQPITEIGLAVGFSSTPYFMTLFKSKMGNTPSGYRKAYLKTQALECEEYEE